A window from Luteitalea sp. encodes these proteins:
- a CDS encoding DNA primase encodes MPSSTERELLVVAGREVTISNPRKVLFPEAGYTKLDLVHYYLAVADGALRAVGGRPNVLVRYPNGIDGEFFYQKRAPPSRPDWVDVVALKFPSGRDAEEVVPHDAASLVWMANLACLELHPHPVRADDLDHPDELRVDLDPVPGVPWTQIREVARIVQATLEDFDLTGWPKTSGSRGMHVYVRIERQWRFDEVRRAALALAREVERRAPSLATSKWWKEERHGVFIDYNQNAKDRTIAGAYSVRPTADARASAPLVWDEVDACEPQDFTLRTMPARFAELGDRHREMERRPCSLLRLLDLAARHEKEGLGDAPWPPHYRKQRGEPPRVQPSRRRRTEAHPLIEIGRAQRKEEALAGLDRWRARHPEAAAHLAPADVLVDAMRGRYRTWTRIRVNLQHVPVELRPPQEALDPDSGETGWPEWTDEQRAEWKKWRQARKQTAPAGADTAGTDPITTKGAPRRRPSRARKES; translated from the coding sequence ATGCCGAGCAGCACCGAACGGGAGCTTCTGGTCGTCGCCGGCCGCGAGGTGACTATCTCCAACCCGCGTAAGGTGCTGTTCCCCGAAGCGGGCTATACGAAGCTGGACCTCGTCCACTACTACCTCGCCGTCGCCGACGGCGCGCTGAGAGCCGTGGGCGGCCGGCCCAACGTGCTCGTCCGCTATCCGAACGGTATCGATGGAGAGTTCTTCTATCAGAAGCGAGCGCCGCCGTCGCGGCCTGATTGGGTCGACGTCGTCGCGCTGAAGTTTCCCTCTGGGCGCGACGCCGAAGAGGTCGTGCCGCACGACGCCGCCTCGCTCGTCTGGATGGCGAACCTCGCCTGCCTCGAGCTGCACCCGCATCCCGTCCGCGCGGACGATCTGGATCATCCAGACGAGCTGCGCGTCGATCTCGATCCCGTGCCCGGCGTCCCGTGGACGCAGATCCGCGAGGTTGCGCGGATCGTCCAGGCCACGCTGGAGGACTTCGACCTCACCGGCTGGCCCAAGACATCCGGCTCGCGCGGAATGCACGTTTATGTACGTATCGAGCGGCAGTGGAGGTTCGACGAGGTACGCCGCGCCGCGCTCGCGCTGGCGCGCGAGGTCGAGCGCCGCGCACCGAGCCTCGCAACCAGCAAGTGGTGGAAAGAAGAGCGGCACGGCGTCTTCATCGACTACAACCAGAACGCGAAGGACCGCACCATCGCCGGCGCGTACTCCGTGCGGCCGACCGCTGACGCGCGCGCCTCCGCGCCGCTCGTCTGGGACGAGGTCGACGCCTGCGAGCCGCAGGACTTCACGCTTCGTACGATGCCCGCGCGCTTCGCCGAGCTGGGCGATCGCCACAGAGAGATGGAACGCCGCCCGTGCTCGCTGCTGCGCCTGCTGGATCTCGCCGCGCGTCACGAGAAGGAGGGGCTCGGCGACGCGCCCTGGCCGCCGCACTATCGCAAGCAGCGCGGCGAGCCGCCGCGCGTGCAGCCATCCCGGCGACGCCGCACCGAGGCGCATCCGTTGATTGAGATCGGCCGCGCACAGCGCAAGGAGGAGGCGCTTGCCGGCCTCGATCGCTGGCGCGCCCGGCATCCCGAGGCAGCCGCCCACCTCGCGCCTGCGGACGTGCTCGTCGACGCCATGCGGGGCCGCTATCGCACGTGGACACGGATCCGCGTGAACCTGCAGCACGTCCCGGTGGAGCTGCGCCCGCCACAGGAAGCGCTCGATCCAGACTCCGGCGAGACCGGCTGGCCCGAGTGGACCGACGAACAACGCGCCGAGTGGAAGAAGTGGCGGCAAGCGCGCAAGCAGACGGCGCCTGCCGGCGCGGACACCGCCGGTACCGATCCGATCACGACGAAGGGCGCGCCGCGCCGAAGACCTTCTCGAGCTCGTAAGGAGTCGTGA
- a CDS encoding ATP-dependent DNA ligase, with translation MRTRKTRSDVEDSNPDHRPPSVFPIAPPIEPMLAKLADALPTGEPFLYEPKWDGFRAIVFRSGSDLFIQSRDLRPLDRYFPELHDALLAGLPDACVVDGEIVIVTPAGLDFDALQLRLHPAESRVAKLAKETPAAFVAFDLIAIEGRDLRTVPQGERRLLLERAFADTRPPIYLTPMTRDPATASEWLSRFEGAGLDGVIAKPEQGTYEPGKRAMLKIKHARTADCVVAGFRWHKAGKDERVGSLLLGLYDDHGRLQHVGVTSSFTMTMRKTLAAELAPLRERALEGHPWREWADAQSSMTSRMPGGQSRWSAGKDLSWEPLRVERVCEVKYDHLQGSRFRHAAVFLRWRPDKSPKDCRYDQLEITTPYELEKVFGAARPSS, from the coding sequence ATGAGAACGCGCAAGACTCGATCCGACGTAGAAGATTCAAACCCAGACCACCGGCCGCCGTCAGTCTTCCCGATCGCGCCGCCAATCGAACCGATGCTGGCAAAGCTGGCGGACGCTCTTCCCACCGGGGAACCATTTCTGTACGAGCCCAAGTGGGACGGGTTTCGGGCAATCGTCTTTCGCAGCGGCTCCGACCTCTTCATCCAGAGCCGAGACCTCCGGCCGCTCGACCGGTACTTTCCAGAGCTTCACGACGCCCTGCTTGCGGGTCTGCCGGATGCCTGTGTGGTCGATGGCGAGATCGTGATCGTCACGCCCGCCGGGCTGGACTTCGATGCGCTCCAACTTCGGCTCCATCCCGCCGAGTCACGTGTTGCCAAGCTGGCAAAAGAAACGCCAGCAGCCTTCGTGGCGTTCGACCTGATCGCAATCGAGGGCCGCGACCTGCGCACCGTGCCACAAGGTGAGCGGCGTCTCCTGCTCGAACGGGCATTTGCCGACACGAGGCCGCCAATCTATCTGACGCCCATGACGCGGGATCCGGCAACGGCGTCGGAATGGCTGTCGCGCTTCGAGGGAGCGGGCCTCGATGGCGTGATCGCCAAGCCTGAGCAAGGGACGTACGAGCCAGGCAAACGGGCAATGCTCAAGATCAAGCACGCTCGCACGGCCGACTGCGTCGTCGCCGGCTTTCGCTGGCACAAAGCCGGCAAAGACGAACGCGTCGGCTCGCTGCTGCTCGGGCTGTACGACGACCACGGCCGCCTGCAGCACGTCGGCGTCACGTCGTCGTTCACGATGACGATGAGGAAGACGCTGGCGGCGGAGCTGGCGCCGCTCAGGGAGCGCGCGCTGGAGGGGCATCCGTGGCGGGAGTGGGCGGACGCTCAGAGCAGCATGACCTCGCGGATGCCGGGTGGTCAGAGCCGCTGGAGTGCGGGAAAGGATCTGTCGTGGGAGCCGCTGCGCGTGGAGCGCGTCTGCGAGGTGAAGTACGACCACCTACAGGGCAGCCGCTTCCGGCATGCGGCGGTGTTCCTGCGATGGCGGCCCGACAAATCGCCGAAGGACTGCCGCTACGATCAGCTGGAGATCACGACTCCTTACGAGCTCGAGAAGGTCTTCGGCGCGGCGCGCCCTTCGTCGTGA